A single Choristoneura fumiferana chromosome 9, NRCan_CFum_1, whole genome shotgun sequence DNA region contains:
- the LOC141431076 gene encoding uncharacterized protein translates to MLAFYRAVIFVQFLDLLNDAHCSIPTLSVNKINRKVVEKKRQDTLELCRMFHTENQMDSYAPLKHRRVKRGTPSPQNINDDERVENIVDKLYDDVRDGGEKVTYRQKVIPTTTTAKTVKGHGRRFNFAPAFLEGPLAEPLEEPKIDGNAPIPWHKHWKHGIIPFFIDSKTYDSTLAEQITDAFDHFERRTCIRLERLRERPTDKESLQKVEWLYITNPSGTRQCVHSNAYKPNIGVQMVVFGYDCMSLGEILHEVMHILGFSHEHVREDRDHYISVMWDNIKPGYKKYFEIQHGLLSLPYDYESVLHYPPRAFSKNGKFTLMAEPGVKFGQRERLSQIDVEKVSMIFGNECMNRNKEYLLNTCPTAISTDKPKKNVTQNDINDYFKDRLWPFGIINYKLKDKMEFSIEEKENIDAVIKHIEKETCIEFRDLTADDEDDNPATNGGSDENSVTHKLSTADVESNTENISDNNIETTPESVLENGVESATEVVPTDVNTKDENEMKEDEPNDSENKIESDNVDKLKEESSKEDENGIIVDHMKQPVASRSNFGTIINNRDLNDEARRANKEITKRASFKIKIPQRKSANVTNKLNEKLKKKPLNAQPPRVKRVRRAAVPLSPSRRHAEDILVLTRSPEPGCPCPTPGRPNGDKVLVINSDCFNSVNDLLHLFVHVLGLDHQHNMYDRDAYLAINWTLASDELKQEMTNLLPPAASVGFTYDYQSVMHYPWLQIKNGITNVMYPIWNDGWAMGHWQGLSTADVQKLNLLYFDQCQLRKKHIARTYQKH, encoded by the exons ATGTTAGCCTTTTATAGAGCGGTAATTTTTGTTcagtttttagatttattaaatGATGCCCATTGTTCTATACCTACTTTATcagtcaacaaaa taaatcgAAAAGTGGTAGAGAAGAAACGCCAAGACACCTTGGAATTATGTCGAATGTTCCACACTGAAAACCAAATGGATTCCTATGCTCCCTTGAAACATAGAAGAGTTAAGAGAGGTACTCCTTCTCCGCAAAATATAAACGATGATGAACGCGTGGAGAATATTGTCGACAAACTGTATGACGATGTGCGTGACGGTGGAGAAAAAGTCACGTACAGGCAGAAGGTTATACCAACTACAACCACAGCTAAG ACAGTAAAGGGTCATGGAAGGAGATTCAATTTTGCTCCTGCGTTTTTGGAAGGTCCCCTGGCAGAGCCATTGGAAGAGCCTAAAATTGATGGTAATGCGCCAATACCGTGGCACAAGCACTGGAAACATGGAATTATTCCATTTTTCATCGATTCCAAAACTTATg attCAACTTTGGCTGAACAAATAACCGATGCATTTGACCACTTCGAGCGCAGAACCTGTATCCGACTAGAAAGACTTAGGGAAAGGCCGACTGATAAGGAATCCCTGCAAAAGGTCGAATGGCTGTACATCACGAATCCCAGTGGAACTAGACAGTGCGTGCATAGTAATGCGTACAAACCGAATATTGGAGTTCAG ATGGTAGTATTTGGTTACGACTGCATGTCATTAGGTGAAATCCTGCACGAAGTGATGCACATCTTGGGATTCTCCCACGAGCATGTTCGCGAGGACCGGGATCATTACATCAGTGTTATGTGGGACAACATCAAACCAG gatacaagaaatattttgaaatacagCATGGGCTTTTGAGTCTCCCCTACGATTATGAAAGCGTCCTCCATTACCCTCCAAGAGCATTTTCGAAAAACGGAAAGTTCACTTTAATGGCCGAG CCTGGAGTAAAATTTGGTCAACGCGAAAGACTAAGTCAAATAGACGTGGAAAAAGTATCCATGATTTTCGGAAATGAATGCATGAATCGGAATAAAGAGTATTTACTGAACACTTGCCCGACAGCTATCTCGACGGATAAACCGAAGAAGAACGTAACACAAAACGACATTAATGACTATTTCAAGGATAGATTGTGGCCATTTGGAATCATCAACTATAAGTTAAAAGACAAAATGGAGTTCT CTattgaagaaaaagaaaatattgatGCTGTAATAAAACATATAGAGAAAGAAACGTGCATAGAATTCAGAGATTTAACGGCAGATGACGAAGATGACAACCCTGCAACTAACGGTGGTTCTGATGAAAATTCGGTAACCCATAAACTGTCTACAGCTGACGTGGAATCAAACACCGAAAATATTTCTGACAACAATATCGAAACTACACCTGAAAGCGTTTTAGAGAACGGCGTAGAATCAGCCACCGAAGTTGTTCCTACTGATGTTAATACAAAAGacgaaaatgaaatgaaagaagATGAACCAAATGATAgcgaaaataaaatagaatcagATAACGTTGATAAATTGAAAGAAGAAAGCAGTAAGGAAGACGAGAACGGAATAATCGTCGATCACATGAAGCAACCTGTGGCCTCACGTTCAAATTTTGGAACAATCATAAATAATAGAGATTTAAATGATGAAGCTCGAAGGGCCAACAAAGAAATAACCAAAAGAgcgtcatttaaaataaaaataccccAAAGGAAAAGCGCAAATGTTacaaataaattgaatgaaaaactGAAAAAGAAACCACTAA ACGCACAACCACCTCGAGTTAAGCGAGTACGTAGGGCTGCGGTGCCACTTTCGCCCTCGCGTCGCCATGCTGAAGACATCTTAGTGTTAACGCGGTCACCTGAACCAGGATGTCCCTGCCCCACTCCTGGCCGCCCAAACGGGGATAAG GTGCTAGTTATAAATTCCGACTGCTTCAACTCCGTAAACGACCTACTACACTTATTCGTTCACGTGCTAGGCCTCGACCATCAGCATAACATGTACGACCGCGACGCTTATCTCGCCATCAACTGGACTCTGGCTTCTGATG AGCTCAAGCAGGAAATGACCAATCTGCTCCCTCCGGCCGCCTCCGTCGGCTTCACTTACGACTACCAGAGCGTCATGCACTACCCCTGGTTGCAGATTAAAAACGGCATCACCAACGTCATGTACCCCATATGG AACGACGGCTGGGCTATGGGACACTGGCAAGGCCTGAGTACAGCAGACGTGCAAAAACTGAACCTGCTTTACTTCGATCAGTGTCAATTGAGGAAGAAACACATCGCGAGAACGTACCAAAAACATTAA